The Haemorhous mexicanus isolate bHaeMex1 chromosome 5, bHaeMex1.pri, whole genome shotgun sequence genome contains a region encoding:
- the IFNG gene encoding interferon gamma produces the protein MAFQTYSLFVLSVIMISFGHVESRLNLLQLQNDIDKLKADFNSSHSDVADGGPIFTERLSSWTERNEKRIILSQIISMYLKMLESTDKSKDHVRNIADELYTLKANLSDGSKKIEDLKDLTNLQMSDLKVQRKAVNELFSVLQKLGDTSSSHKRKRSQFQRLCKC, from the exons ATGGCTTTCCAAACCTACAGCTTGTTTGTTCTGTCTGTCATCATGATTTCTTTTGGACATGTTGAAAGTAGATTGAATCTTCTTCAACTTCAGAATGATATAGACAAACTGAAAGCTGATTTT AACTCTAGTCATTCTGATGTAGCTGACGGCGGACCTATTTTTACAGAGAGGCTGTCAAGCTGGACAGAG agaaatgaaaagagGATCATCCTGAGTCAGATTATTTCCATGTACTTGAAAATGCTTGAAAGCACTGACAAGTCAAAGGACCATGTCAGGAACATAGCTGATGAGCTCTATACTCTGAAAGCAAACCTTTCTGATGGCTCAAAGAAGATAGAAGATCTCAAGGACCTGACAAATCTTCAG ATGAGTGACTTGAAAGTTCAGCGCAAGGCTGTAAATGAGCTGTTCAGCGTCTTACAAAAACTGGGGGATACCTCAAGTtctcacaaaagaaaaagaagccagTTTCAGAGGCTGTGCAAATGCTAA
- the LOC132328171 gene encoding uncharacterized protein LOC132328171 translates to MKQKLKKRKKREREEKRREEKRREEKRREEKRREEKRREEKRREEKRREGNMKNLTVPSHSEQRLPASNKEGVRKKSTCRKESFLDKWQNQLWLYGGHLIQRGTRIEEGSIPHLTKWGGTSCTTPCSLLSQANIICEILPYVTGQR, encoded by the exons atgaaacagaaactgaagaaaaggaagaagagagaaagagaagagaagagaagagaagagaagagaagagaagagaagagaagagaagagaagagaagagaagagaagagaagagaagagaagagaagagaagagaagagaagagaaggaaacatGAAAAACCTAACAG TTCCCTCTCACAGTGAGCAGAGACTTCCTGCAAGCAATAAAGAAGGTGTACGCAAAAAATCTACCTGCAGAAAAGAGTCGTTCCTTGATAAATGGCAAAACCAGCTGTGGCTGTATGGTGGCCACCTTATCCAGAGGGGAACAAGAATTGAAGAGGGCTCCATTCCCCATCTTACAAAGTGGGGAGGAACCTCCTGCACCACTCCATGCTCACTGCTCTCACAGGCAAACATCATTTGTGAGATTCTCCCCTATGTCACTGGTCAAAGATGA